In Pseudobacter ginsenosidimutans, the following are encoded in one genomic region:
- a CDS encoding two-component regulator propeller domain-containing protein, whose protein sequence is MKWTTPDRFYIRIALFLLLFAQGSNLLKAQPVQYRFNTIGLNQGLSNNRITAIIKDQQGFLWFGTAAGLNRFDGYTFKVFLHKEGDSTTINDNFIDKVVHGPLQSLWAYTPKGWNKFDPKTEKFVSRPKQFLQAIGIPHEWFSTIVPDKQGGFWFVFPHDGMYCYNATTGKTDHYNDQMGTSPLYSNNVTAIAFDSEGNYWVAYEEGVFEKRNGKDNQLMRRNKSLLQSARGNGQQYRIFIDKENDVWLYVANQKHGAWWYQPATDTVVPVNSNSVQLKLNNDIVNGIIQDHRGNIWIATDHGGINLINKKNGSVNYLYSSTGGNSNNFENAINAIFKDELGTIWMGTFKTGINYFNENKSSFLLFQHDAANGKSLPFNDVNCFAEDKKGNLWIGTNGGGLLYFNRATNTYQKYLNNPANNNSVSNNVISSLYLDKENKLWIGTYFGGLNCFDGKNFIRYRHIENDSFSLSDDSIWEIYEDSQGRLWIGTLTNGLQLFNRKEQKFYSYRTQRAYTVSTNSIIEDRSGNIWAGGSAGIELYDKHAKLIRTFTYDENNPNSLSNTTVLDILEDSSGLIWVGTRDGLNLYNPQLDKFTRYRTEDGLPHNTILRILKDHHQNLWISTPNGISNVSIIRNGSNMALQFRNYDETDGLQGRVFNDDAAFVTKAGELVFGGSNGYNIFFPPTPVTKTVHPPLVFTDLQLFNNSVETGKQYGGRIVLSETIAATRELVLRHDQNAFAIEFAALQFVDAGKIKYMYQLKGFNDTWITTDGNNRKISFTGLNPGTYTLSVRARNENGVWVPGSADLQIRILPPFWRSALAYCLYALLIIGSLLYGRYRIIRRTKMKFKKEQEDLEARRNQELNAMKIHFFTNVSHEFKTPLALIISPIEKLLQQQYPENENRQFRLIHRNARRLLNMVNELLDFRKLELSELKLNKKPGNIFRLCRDVFDSFSDIAERKTIDFTYHADEADQIMAFDADKMERILFNLLSNAFKFTPEGGAVSLQVSKIPGNEKAFIEIRVSDTGIGIPAGKLEKIFERFFQHETPSSIINQGSGIGLSICKEFVKLHGGTIHAESSLNKGSVFIVNLPVQLPEDITETAPAPVPLAHKGNNPNRKTILLVEDNEDYRFYIKDNLKEHFTVIEAANGKEGWQKALSEHPT, encoded by the coding sequence TTGAAATGGACAACTCCTGACCGGTTTTATATCCGCATCGCCCTGTTTCTTTTACTTTTTGCTCAGGGCAGCAACCTGCTCAAAGCACAACCTGTGCAATACAGGTTCAACACCATCGGGCTCAACCAGGGATTATCCAATAATCGAATCACCGCCATTATCAAAGACCAGCAGGGTTTTCTCTGGTTCGGCACAGCCGCAGGCCTCAACAGGTTTGACGGTTATACATTCAAAGTTTTCCTGCATAAAGAAGGCGACAGCACCACCATCAACGATAATTTCATTGACAAGGTAGTACACGGTCCTTTACAATCACTTTGGGCATATACTCCCAAAGGCTGGAATAAATTCGATCCGAAAACTGAAAAATTCGTCTCCCGGCCCAAACAGTTCCTGCAGGCAATAGGCATTCCCCATGAATGGTTCTCCACCATCGTTCCTGATAAACAAGGCGGATTCTGGTTTGTTTTTCCTCATGACGGAATGTACTGCTACAACGCCACCACGGGAAAAACAGATCATTACAATGATCAGATGGGAACATCCCCCCTCTACTCCAATAATGTAACCGCCATTGCATTCGATAGCGAAGGAAATTATTGGGTGGCTTATGAAGAAGGTGTATTCGAAAAAAGAAACGGTAAAGACAATCAGTTGATGCGAAGGAATAAATCCTTGCTGCAGTCTGCCCGCGGCAATGGCCAGCAATATCGCATATTCATTGATAAAGAAAATGATGTCTGGCTGTATGTAGCCAATCAAAAACATGGTGCATGGTGGTACCAGCCGGCAACAGATACCGTGGTGCCTGTGAACAGCAATTCCGTGCAGTTGAAGCTCAATAACGATATCGTTAACGGTATCATTCAGGACCACAGGGGAAATATCTGGATAGCCACAGATCACGGAGGCATCAACCTCATCAATAAAAAGAACGGATCTGTAAACTATCTATACAGCAGTACAGGCGGCAACAGCAATAATTTCGAAAATGCCATCAACGCTATTTTCAAAGATGAACTGGGCACCATCTGGATGGGAACTTTCAAAACAGGTATCAATTACTTCAATGAAAACAAATCCTCTTTTTTACTTTTTCAGCACGATGCAGCAAATGGGAAAAGTCTTCCTTTCAATGATGTCAATTGTTTTGCAGAAGATAAAAAAGGAAATCTCTGGATCGGCACCAATGGTGGAGGGCTTCTCTATTTCAATCGCGCCACCAATACATATCAAAAATACCTGAACAATCCCGCGAATAACAACAGCGTTTCCAATAATGTCATTTCCAGCCTGTATCTCGACAAAGAAAACAAACTCTGGATCGGTACTTATTTTGGTGGGTTGAATTGCTTCGATGGTAAAAACTTCATTCGCTACAGGCATATTGAGAATGACAGTTTCAGTCTTTCAGATGATAGTATCTGGGAGATCTATGAAGACAGCCAGGGCCGCTTGTGGATTGGCACCCTCACCAACGGGCTTCAACTGTTCAACCGGAAGGAGCAAAAGTTCTATAGTTACCGTACGCAACGCGCCTATACAGTCAGCACCAACTCCATCATCGAAGACAGGAGTGGGAATATATGGGCCGGTGGATCGGCTGGCATTGAATTATACGATAAGCACGCAAAGCTCATCAGGACCTTTACCTATGATGAAAACAATCCCAACAGTCTAAGCAATACCACTGTGCTGGATATCCTGGAAGATAGCAGCGGCCTGATCTGGGTTGGCACCAGGGATGGGCTAAACCTTTACAACCCGCAGCTGGACAAATTTACCAGGTATCGAACAGAAGATGGACTTCCTCATAATACCATTCTGAGGATCTTGAAAGATCATCACCAAAACCTTTGGATCAGTACACCCAACGGTATTTCCAATGTCAGCATCATCCGCAATGGAAGCAATATGGCTCTCCAGTTCAGAAATTATGATGAAACAGACGGATTGCAGGGACGTGTTTTCAATGATGATGCAGCATTTGTTACAAAAGCAGGCGAGCTGGTATTCGGTGGCAGCAATGGTTACAATATTTTTTTTCCACCCACCCCTGTTACAAAGACTGTCCACCCGCCATTGGTGTTCACCGATCTGCAACTCTTCAATAACAGTGTAGAAACAGGAAAGCAATATGGCGGCCGGATCGTGTTATCAGAAACGATCGCAGCCACCCGGGAACTGGTGCTGCGGCACGACCAGAACGCATTTGCCATCGAATTTGCAGCACTCCAGTTTGTAGATGCAGGGAAGATCAAATACATGTACCAGCTAAAAGGATTCAATGATACCTGGATAACCACCGATGGCAATAACCGGAAGATCAGTTTCACCGGATTGAATCCCGGCACATATACTTTATCGGTAAGAGCCCGCAATGAAAATGGTGTGTGGGTGCCCGGTTCTGCCGATCTGCAAATCAGGATACTCCCCCCCTTCTGGCGCAGCGCACTTGCATATTGTCTTTATGCTTTATTGATCATTGGTTCTTTATTGTATGGAAGATACAGGATCATTCGCCGTACCAAAATGAAATTCAAAAAAGAACAGGAAGATCTTGAAGCAAGACGAAACCAGGAATTGAATGCGATGAAGATCCATTTCTTTACCAATGTGAGCCATGAATTCAAAACACCATTGGCATTGATCATCTCCCCTATTGAAAAATTGTTGCAACAGCAGTATCCCGAAAACGAGAACAGACAGTTCCGCCTGATCCACCGCAATGCCCGCCGCCTGTTGAACATGGTGAATGAACTGCTCGATTTCCGCAAACTTGAATTGAGTGAACTGAAACTGAATAAAAAGCCAGGCAATATTTTCCGGTTATGCAGGGATGTTTTCGATTCTTTTTCCGATATCGCCGAGAGGAAGACTATCGATTTCACCTATCATGCTGATGAAGCCGACCAGATCATGGCTTTCGATGCCGATAAAATGGAAAGGATCCTTTTCAATTTGTTGTCCAATGCTTTTAAATTCACTCCCGAAGGCGGCGCTGTTTCTTTACAGGTCAGTAAAATACCTGGTAATGAAAAAGCATTCATTGAAATAAGAGTCAGCGATACCGGCATCGGCATTCCGGCCGGCAAACTGGAAAAAATATTCGAACGTTTTTTCCAGCATGAAACCCCCAGTTCTATCATCAATCAGGGTAGCGGTATAGGACTGAGTATCTGTAAGGAGTTTGTAAAACTGCATGGCGGAACCATTCATGCCGAAAGCAGCTTGAATAAGGGTAGCGTATTTATTGTAAACCTTCCCGTGCAGTTACCGGAAGACATTACGGAGACTGCTCCGGCCCCCGTTCCGTTAGCGCACAAAGGGAATAACCCCAACAGGAAAACCATCCTCCTGGTAGAGGACAATGAAGATTACCGCTTCTATATTAAGGACAATCTGAAAGAACATTTCACCGTCATCGAGGCAGCCAATGGAAAAGAAGGATGGCAGAAAGCTTTATCTGAACACCCCACCTGA